In a single window of the Desulfovibrio mangrovi genome:
- a CDS encoding glycosyltransferase family 2 protein encodes MPASILVSIIIPVWNRWDLTEACLNSLKAHTSGNYFEVIVADNHSEDDTATALAPLGRQLFGDRFTHLRFDTNTGFGPACNAGAKAAQGRHLLFLNNDTLLTDNWLPPLMKAMQDDPRLGAVGPLLLYPDTNRVQHCGITFTPSLRTEHLYANFPANHPAVHGKRTLQAITGAAIMLEKELFFQCGAFFTGYRNGSEDLELCCRIREAGKRLAVITQSRVYHLESQTPGRGDDDNDNAALLNERCKGCFGPDIHRFARRDGYEMALTPWLESYLTLPSAKEEELTLTMTQQFSPAACWDMLQKEPLWHTGYNLLAGILEDNGQFTEACGVRLLQTYFFPMLPYYKQLAATAAKAGNIPLAQQAIEKADHVNELLEDPGPLIKKAAGLANWARKAGESDLQQLYEDWLRDLGVL; translated from the coding sequence ATGCCTGCATCCATTCTCGTTTCCATTATCATTCCCGTCTGGAACCGCTGGGACCTGACCGAAGCCTGCCTGAACAGCCTGAAGGCGCACACTTCCGGCAACTACTTTGAAGTGATCGTGGCGGACAACCATTCAGAGGACGACACGGCTACAGCGCTTGCCCCGCTGGGGCGGCAGCTCTTCGGCGACCGTTTCACGCATCTGCGCTTTGACACCAACACCGGATTCGGCCCCGCCTGCAATGCCGGAGCGAAGGCAGCACAAGGCAGACACCTTCTTTTCCTGAACAACGACACCCTGCTGACGGACAACTGGCTGCCGCCACTCATGAAGGCCATGCAGGATGATCCCCGGCTCGGTGCAGTGGGCCCGCTGCTCCTGTATCCAGATACCAACCGGGTACAGCACTGCGGCATCACCTTCACCCCTTCGCTACGCACCGAACACCTGTATGCGAACTTCCCTGCCAACCATCCCGCTGTACACGGCAAACGCACCCTGCAGGCCATTACCGGCGCGGCCATCATGCTTGAGAAGGAGCTGTTCTTCCAATGCGGAGCCTTCTTCACCGGTTACCGGAACGGTTCCGAGGATCTTGAACTGTGCTGCCGCATACGAGAGGCAGGCAAACGCCTCGCGGTAATCACGCAAAGCCGCGTGTACCATCTGGAGAGCCAGACCCCCGGACGCGGCGACGACGACAACGACAATGCCGCCCTGCTCAACGAACGCTGCAAGGGGTGCTTCGGACCGGACATCCACCGTTTCGCCAGACGTGACGGGTACGAGATGGCACTGACCCCATGGCTGGAATCCTATCTGACCCTCCCTTCAGCGAAAGAAGAGGAGCTGACCTTGACCATGACGCAGCAATTCAGCCCTGCGGCCTGCTGGGACATGCTGCAAAAGGAACCGCTCTGGCACACAGGCTACAATCTGCTTGCAGGCATATTGGAAGACAACGGCCAGTTTACGGAAGCATGCGGCGTGCGCCTGCTCCAAACCTATTTCTTCCCCATGCTGCCCTACTACAAGCAGCTGGCCGCAACGGCAGCCAAAGCCGGCAATATTCCCCTTGCCCAGCAAGCCATAGAAAAAGCCGATCACGTAAACGAATTGCTCGAAGACCCCGGCCCGCTGATCAAGAAGGCTGCGGGGCTCGCCAACTGGGCCCGCAAGGCCGGAGAAAGCGACTTGCAGCAGTTGTACGAAGACTGGCTGAGAGACTTGGGCGTTTTGTAA
- the cbiQ gene encoding cobalt ECF transporter T component CbiQ has product MLEEPFSSGSSPMHRLDPRCKVLAAVSTTIPLALMQHIESAAAAFVIALLILALASLPIRPLLRRMALVNLFIGLLWLFLPFSTPGAPLAQVGPFTASIEGIQLAALITLKSNAIILIFISLIGTSTITATGSALAALRVPDKLALLFLFTWRYIHVIAQEYDRLSTAAKIRGFTPSTNMHTYRTYANLAAMVLVRSWDRAERVNNAMRLRGFTGSFHTLHTPRLGLADMTTALLITLPALICFGYDLFLRFDSLTGTL; this is encoded by the coding sequence ATGCTAGAGGAACCATTTTCCTCGGGTAGCAGCCCGATGCACCGGCTTGATCCCCGCTGCAAAGTACTCGCAGCGGTCAGCACAACCATTCCTTTGGCCCTGATGCAGCATATCGAAAGTGCTGCAGCCGCATTCGTCATTGCGTTGCTTATACTGGCTCTGGCCAGCCTGCCCATACGCCCCCTGCTCCGCCGTATGGCTCTTGTGAATCTGTTCATCGGCCTGCTCTGGCTGTTCCTCCCGTTTTCCACTCCCGGAGCACCTCTGGCGCAGGTCGGCCCCTTCACAGCCTCGATAGAGGGAATACAACTCGCCGCCCTCATCACGCTGAAATCCAATGCCATCATTTTGATTTTCATCTCGCTCATCGGCACATCCACCATCACGGCCACCGGCTCCGCTCTGGCAGCCTTGCGTGTGCCTGACAAGCTGGCACTCCTGTTCCTGTTCACATGGCGTTACATCCATGTCATCGCACAGGAGTATGATCGCCTCAGCACGGCAGCCAAGATCAGAGGATTCACCCCCTCCACGAACATGCACACATACAGGACCTACGCAAACCTTGCCGCCATGGTTCTGGTGCGCAGCTGGGACAGAGCCGAACGGGTGAACAATGCCATGCGTCTGCGCGGCTTCACGGGCTCTTTCCACACGCTGCATACCCCGCGACTCGGGCTGGCCGATATGACAACGGCATTGCTGATAACGCTCCCCGCGCTCATCTGCTTCGGCTACGACCTCTTTTTGCGCTTCGACTCACTCACGGGAACGCTATGA
- a CDS encoding energy-coupling factor ABC transporter ATP-binding protein, whose amino-acid sequence MTHTPDCKHRHTETETGLPLLRAESISYTYPGSAKPALNHATLTLFESDRMALIGHNGSGKTTLLHAMMGLIPLTHGSIWYNGKTISTEADFRLLRREVGYLFQQSDDQLFSPTVIEDVAFGPLNLGMKPDEARERASETLRTLGMNGFEDRITHRLSGGEKKMVALASVLAMRPKVLLLDEPTNDLDPDTRERLIEHLNQLSVTRCIISHDWDFLERTCSRFVSLHKGTIQETEHVPHVHVHIHDGGNVDHKHEDSD is encoded by the coding sequence ATGACACATACTCCGGACTGCAAACACCGCCACACCGAGACCGAAACCGGCCTGCCGCTGCTGCGGGCGGAAAGCATATCTTACACCTATCCCGGCTCGGCAAAACCGGCTCTCAATCATGCTACGCTCACCCTGTTCGAAAGCGACCGCATGGCCCTCATAGGGCACAATGGCAGCGGCAAGACAACCTTGCTGCACGCCATGATGGGCCTCATTCCCCTGACGCATGGCAGCATCTGGTACAACGGCAAAACGATTTCGACGGAAGCGGATTTTCGCCTGCTCCGACGCGAAGTGGGCTATCTCTTCCAGCAGTCAGACGACCAGCTCTTTTCTCCCACCGTCATTGAGGACGTTGCCTTCGGGCCGCTCAACCTGGGCATGAAGCCGGATGAAGCCCGGGAACGCGCCTCTGAGACCTTGCGGACTCTGGGCATGAACGGATTTGAAGATCGCATTACCCACAGACTTTCCGGCGGTGAAAAGAAAATGGTAGCCCTCGCCTCTGTGCTGGCCATGCGCCCCAAGGTATTGCTGCTCGACGAACCCACCAATGACCTTGATCCGGACACACGGGAACGGCTCATCGAACATTTGAACCAGCTTTCCGTAACCCGCTGCATCATCTCTCATGACTGGGACTTTCTGGAACGCACCTGCTCCCGTTTCGTTTCCCTGCACAAGGGCACGATTCAGGAAACGGAACATGTTCCGCATGTGCACGTGCACATTCACGACGGCGGCAATGTGGACCACAAACACGAGGACAGCGACTAG
- a CDS encoding glycosyltransferase family A protein: MSQAFSADQIDALCGAVPTLEYGALGLEHQWRHITLALQASAQNVAGRPEDTQKLCGQFALEMTVWALQDHPLDARLLRLAADMDAISGCAAGLPVADWLTLATAPDLSAPQYADWHAAHTEDDILQTLPAPETTGEHSLYWIAAGLDRALAGGHFDLALRILDTLPQSIPERGSLHSRLHAQWALHALSAEEALPILQEVKHPGFALWHTRQTAALLRLLGEAESATSLFSDLWKTIGFHPNLTLLLHDAMTPLPQTGLPKGNEAPAIVLYSWNKADELRQTLISLRDSDTGDAPVILLDNGSTDDTAAMLDAMADQWNPALFKRITLPVNVGAPAARNWLLSLPEVKERPWTVFLDDDIILPKNWLHELWGTALAHPEAGAVGCTITDHIAPHAIQCADFHLLPQEMGQRSFEDLMEHTFVYANAAGEHDSSLTAFTRPCMHVSGCCHMINMRSVDACGAFDVRFSPSQFDDLERDMRSCLAGFPSVYNGSLRIRHMQHSSLRQANTPAKNGHIFGNKIKLEHIHGEKSIAQLRDTTRTLVLDDLKRKTTRLHNRAGA; encoded by the coding sequence ATGAGTCAGGCCTTCTCCGCCGACCAGATAGACGCCCTCTGCGGCGCCGTGCCTACCCTCGAATACGGGGCACTCGGCCTTGAGCACCAGTGGCGGCACATCACGCTTGCCCTGCAGGCTTCCGCCCAAAACGTGGCCGGACGACCAGAGGATACACAAAAACTCTGCGGACAGTTTGCCCTTGAAATGACCGTATGGGCCCTGCAGGACCATCCCCTTGATGCCCGCCTGCTGCGCCTTGCCGCAGACATGGACGCAATTTCCGGCTGTGCTGCCGGTCTTCCGGTGGCGGACTGGCTTACGCTGGCAACCGCCCCTGATCTGTCTGCGCCGCAATATGCCGACTGGCACGCCGCACACACCGAAGACGACATTTTACAAACCCTGCCTGCCCCGGAAACCACAGGTGAGCACAGCCTGTACTGGATAGCCGCGGGGCTGGACCGAGCCCTTGCAGGCGGACATTTCGATCTTGCCCTGAGAATACTCGACACACTGCCCCAATCGATCCCGGAACGCGGCTCACTCCATAGCCGCCTTCATGCCCAGTGGGCTCTGCATGCCCTCAGCGCCGAAGAAGCGTTGCCCATCCTGCAGGAAGTCAAACATCCGGGATTCGCCCTGTGGCACACGAGACAGACGGCGGCCCTGCTGCGCCTTCTCGGCGAGGCTGAGTCCGCCACCTCGCTCTTCAGCGATCTGTGGAAGACCATCGGTTTTCACCCCAACCTGACCCTGCTGCTCCATGATGCCATGACGCCGCTGCCGCAGACCGGATTGCCCAAAGGGAACGAAGCTCCCGCAATCGTGCTGTATTCATGGAACAAGGCGGATGAGCTAAGGCAAACGCTGATCAGCCTACGCGACTCAGACACCGGAGACGCGCCCGTCATTCTGCTGGACAACGGTTCAACGGACGACACCGCCGCCATGCTGGACGCCATGGCCGACCAGTGGAATCCCGCTCTCTTCAAACGGATTACGCTGCCCGTAAACGTGGGAGCGCCAGCCGCCCGCAACTGGCTACTTTCGCTGCCGGAAGTCAAAGAACGACCATGGACCGTTTTTCTGGATGACGACATCATCCTGCCGAAGAACTGGCTCCATGAATTGTGGGGCACGGCCCTCGCCCATCCGGAGGCAGGAGCCGTAGGGTGCACCATCACGGACCACATAGCCCCCCACGCCATACAATGCGCGGACTTCCACCTCCTGCCGCAAGAAATGGGGCAGCGGAGTTTCGAAGACCTTATGGAACATACTTTCGTGTATGCCAACGCCGCCGGAGAGCACGACAGCTCCTTGACCGCGTTCACCAGACCGTGCATGCATGTTTCCGGCTGCTGCCACATGATCAACATGCGATCCGTGGACGCCTGCGGCGCGTTCGATGTACGCTTCTCTCCCAGCCAGTTCGACGATCTGGAGCGCGACATGCGTTCCTGTCTGGCCGGATTCCCGAGCGTCTACAACGGTTCGCTGCGCATCAGACACATGCAGCATTCCAGCCTGCGGCAGGCCAACACACCTGCCAAGAACGGCCATATTTTCGGCAACAAGATCAAACTGGAACACATTCACGGCGAAAAAAGCATCGCCCAACTGCGGGACACCACCCGCACGCTTGTTCTGGACGACCTCAAACGCAAAACCACACGCCTGCACAACCGTGCTGGTGCATGA
- a CDS encoding CNNM domain-containing protein yields the protein MLELILAVTFAIFISASCSVTEAVLYSIPWSYIERLRNEGRRSGEILFKLRQHIEEPITAVLTLNTVANTAGAAVAGAAFADVFGPQYMAVFAAGFTVAILVLSEVIPKTLGVSYARPLAPVIARPLTVLVWCLKPVIVVGAALTRLLTPEKRGPHTTEDDIRAVVSLSRRSGSIKPYEETSIRNILSLDQKRVEDIMTPRTVTFSLSADLTVQQAREQGDFWHYSRIPVYDEHNEDMVGIVLRRAILEEIAADRDETKLSEIMRPVHFVLESVTLDKLLLSFLELRMHLFVVLDEYGGLSGVVSLEDVLEEILGKEIVDETDRVEDLRQLARRKRSQLTKSGV from the coding sequence ATGTTAGAACTCATTCTTGCAGTTACCTTCGCCATTTTCATTTCCGCATCCTGCTCTGTCACCGAGGCCGTACTCTATTCCATACCGTGGAGCTACATAGAACGACTCCGGAACGAAGGCAGGCGCTCCGGCGAAATCCTCTTCAAACTGCGGCAGCACATTGAAGAACCCATCACGGCCGTGCTCACGCTGAACACCGTTGCCAACACAGCCGGGGCCGCCGTAGCCGGGGCCGCCTTCGCCGATGTTTTCGGCCCGCAATACATGGCAGTCTTTGCAGCGGGCTTCACCGTCGCCATTCTGGTGCTTTCCGAAGTCATTCCTAAAACGCTGGGCGTCTCCTATGCCCGCCCGCTCGCCCCGGTCATCGCCCGCCCGCTGACTGTGCTTGTCTGGTGCCTCAAGCCCGTCATCGTCGTCGGCGCAGCTCTCACCCGACTGCTCACGCCGGAAAAGCGCGGCCCGCACACCACGGAAGACGACATCCGCGCCGTGGTCAGCCTTTCCCGCCGTTCCGGTTCCATCAAGCCGTATGAAGAGACGTCCATCCGCAACATCCTGTCGCTGGACCAGAAGCGCGTAGAAGACATCATGACACCACGGACCGTCACCTTTTCGCTGTCCGCTGACCTGACTGTGCAGCAGGCGCGCGAGCAGGGTGATTTCTGGCACTACAGCCGCATCCCCGTGTACGACGAACATAACGAAGACATGGTCGGCATCGTTCTGCGCCGCGCCATTCTGGAAGAGATCGCCGCCGACCGTGATGAGACCAAGCTCTCGGAAATCATGCGTCCCGTCCATTTTGTGCTGGAATCAGTCACGCTGGACAAGCTGCTCCTCAGTTTTCTTGAACTCCGGATGCACCTTTTCGTCGTCCTTGACGAATACGGCGGTCTTTCAGGCGTCGTCAGTCTGGAAGATGTTCTGGAAGAAATTCTGGGCAAGGAAATCGTTGATGAAACCGACCGGGTGGAAGACCTGCGCCAGCTGGCACGCCGCAAGCGCAGCCAGTTGACCAAATCCGGCGTTTAG
- a CDS encoding TrmH family RNA methyltransferase gives MVRERTTHRLEKLKRVLSLRQKDLTLVLANIHDPHNVSAIYRSCDAFGVPKVHLYYTDTAFPTLGASSSASARKWVDTVRHKDKESLMAAMRAEGMQVLATSCTPNAKPLQDYDLSRPTAVIMGNEHRGVDTELVDLVDGEVYIPMYGMIQSFNVSVAAAVILSEAARQRKLAGKYDSPTYTEEEYEAILAKWIEK, from the coding sequence ATGGTACGTGAAAGAACAACACACAGACTGGAGAAACTGAAGCGGGTGCTCTCACTCAGGCAGAAGGACCTGACTCTGGTTCTCGCCAATATTCATGACCCGCATAATGTGTCTGCAATATACAGAAGTTGTGATGCATTCGGGGTGCCCAAGGTGCACCTCTATTATACAGATACGGCTTTTCCCACGCTCGGTGCAAGCTCTTCGGCCTCTGCCCGCAAATGGGTGGATACGGTGCGCCACAAGGATAAGGAAAGCCTGATGGCTGCCATGCGCGCGGAAGGCATGCAGGTGCTGGCCACCAGCTGCACCCCCAACGCCAAGCCCCTGCAGGACTATGACCTTTCACGTCCCACGGCCGTGATCATGGGCAATGAGCACAGGGGCGTGGATACCGAACTGGTCGATCTTGTGGACGGCGAAGTCTACATCCCCATGTACGGCATGATTCAGAGCTTCAACGTTTCCGTTGCGGCTGCCGTCATCCTTTCCGAGGCTGCCCGCCAACGCAAGTTGGCAGGAAAATATGATTCTCCGACCTATACGGAAGAAGAATACGAGGCCATTCTGGCCAAGTGGATCGAAAAGTAG
- the cbiM gene encoding cobalt transporter CbiM produces the protein MHISEGVLTPMVLAGAGCLTAAGTAIGLKKMDYDNLVTVAILSAAFFVASLIHVPVGPSATHLVLNGLLGVILGWAAFPAILVALALQAILFQFGGLTTLGVNTFNMALPPVLCFYIFRPMLIRSTANRSIAAFACGAFAVGLSAILTAGSLALSGDAFFHVSQVLILSSLPVMLIEGIVTASVVSFLAKVRPEVLVFSTPAPSSAPNTLDTAAEPAEAPAR, from the coding sequence ATGCACATTTCAGAAGGAGTTCTCACCCCGATGGTGCTGGCCGGTGCGGGCTGCCTGACGGCAGCAGGAACCGCCATCGGTCTGAAGAAAATGGACTACGACAATCTCGTCACGGTCGCCATTCTGTCCGCCGCCTTCTTTGTCGCCTCCCTTATCCATGTCCCTGTCGGTCCCTCGGCAACCCATCTCGTACTGAACGGCCTGCTCGGAGTCATTCTCGGCTGGGCTGCCTTTCCCGCCATTCTGGTAGCGCTGGCCCTGCAGGCCATTCTATTCCAGTTCGGCGGGCTTACCACATTGGGGGTAAACACCTTCAACATGGCTCTGCCCCCTGTGCTCTGTTTCTATATTTTCCGCCCGATGCTTATCCGCTCCACGGCCAACCGCTCCATTGCGGCTTTTGCCTGCGGAGCCTTTGCCGTCGGCCTTTCGGCCATTCTCACTGCAGGCTCTCTCGCCCTCTCCGGCGATGCGTTCTTCCATGTATCACAGGTGCTCATTCTTTCCAGCCTGCCTGTCATGCTCATTGAAGGTATTGTCACCGCTTCCGTGGTATCCTTCCTTGCCAAAGTGCGCCCCGAAGTTCTGGTCTTCTCGACGCCTGCGCCCTCCAGCGCCCCCAATACGCTTGATACTGCCGCCGAACCGGCAGAAGCACCCGCGCGCTAA
- a CDS encoding glycosyltransferase family 9 protein, which yields MSRIGIWNTAFLGDAVLTLPLIRTVKAAYPDVEIDFYVRKGLRSLFTGQPELAEVYEYDKRGKQNGLLAAASMGRELASRNYSLWISAHTSLRSGIIARWTSARMRIGYNRPLFNQWFYTHTVDRRFRELEEVERLLQLVKPLGIEHLEDWPELVLPSDAREAADRFWNEHISAPVLGVHPGSVWGTKRWPASSYAEIVRRGVEAGAQVLVFAGPGEEHMAREVLDACGVVDSGKVVDLSAKLSLPQLAAYLGKLNCYVTNDSGPMHLAWAQRTPVTAIFGPTVQALGFYPRGKDSTVLEADVACRPCGLHGPQECPKGHFECMRQVTPDMVWNDVERKLFR from the coding sequence ATGAGCCGTATCGGTATCTGGAACACAGCCTTTCTTGGCGATGCAGTGCTGACGCTGCCTTTGATCCGTACGGTGAAGGCTGCCTATCCTGATGTGGAAATCGATTTTTACGTCCGCAAGGGGCTGCGTTCCCTGTTTACGGGACAGCCTGAGCTTGCAGAGGTGTACGAATACGACAAGCGTGGCAAGCAGAATGGGTTGCTTGCTGCTGCGTCCATGGGCCGTGAACTGGCATCCCGCAACTACTCGCTGTGGATTTCCGCCCATACGAGTCTGCGTAGCGGGATTATTGCCCGCTGGACCAGTGCACGCATGCGCATAGGGTACAATCGGCCCCTCTTCAATCAATGGTTTTACACGCATACCGTGGACAGACGCTTCCGCGAACTTGAGGAGGTGGAACGTCTGCTGCAGCTCGTGAAGCCGCTTGGCATAGAACATCTGGAGGACTGGCCCGAACTGGTGCTTCCGTCTGATGCCCGTGAGGCTGCCGACCGTTTTTGGAACGAGCATATTTCGGCTCCCGTACTTGGCGTACATCCCGGTTCCGTATGGGGAACCAAACGCTGGCCCGCGTCTTCTTATGCCGAGATTGTCCGGCGCGGAGTGGAGGCCGGAGCGCAGGTGCTCGTGTTTGCCGGTCCCGGCGAGGAGCATATGGCCCGTGAAGTGCTGGACGCCTGCGGCGTTGTCGATTCCGGCAAGGTCGTGGATCTTTCCGCCAAGCTTTCGCTGCCGCAGCTTGCCGCCTATCTGGGTAAGTTGAACTGCTATGTGACCAACGACTCCGGTCCCATGCATCTGGCATGGGCGCAGCGTACGCCGGTGACGGCCATTTTCGGTCCTACCGTTCAGGCTTTGGGATTCTACCCGCGCGGTAAGGATTCCACCGTGCTGGAGGCGGATGTGGCCTGTCGTCCCTGTGGTCTTCACGGACCGCAGGAATGCCCGAAGGGACATTTCGAATGCATGCGGCAGGTAACGCCGGATATGGTTTGGAATGATGTGGAGCGAAAGCTGTTCCGGTAA
- a CDS encoding D-glycero-alpha-D-manno-heptose-1,7-bisphosphate 7-phosphatase gives MPRIRNILLDRDGTVILDKHYQHDPDELEFENGAVEGLGLLAAEGMRFFVLTNQSGIGRGYFSEEAMNACIARLDSMLAGHGVVVTETVFCPHAPDDTCNCRKPALGMWEVLREKYGLLPEESVMIGDKVADVELGLRAGLAASILVLTGKGEKHARKLSLPDFDFSSQSLWMETARTEGGWPQCVARDLVGAAQWILESLHEGEA, from the coding sequence ATGCCCCGTATTCGCAATATCCTTCTGGACCGTGACGGCACGGTCATTCTCGATAAGCACTATCAGCACGATCCGGATGAACTGGAGTTTGAGAACGGTGCGGTGGAAGGCCTTGGCCTGCTGGCTGCCGAAGGCATGCGCTTTTTTGTTCTTACAAACCAGTCCGGCATAGGTCGCGGGTATTTTTCCGAAGAGGCAATGAATGCCTGTATTGCAAGGCTTGATTCCATGCTCGCCGGACACGGTGTAGTGGTGACGGAAACCGTCTTCTGCCCCCATGCGCCCGATGATACATGCAACTGCCGCAAGCCGGCTCTGGGAATGTGGGAAGTGCTGCGCGAAAAATACGGATTGCTGCCGGAAGAAAGCGTCATGATCGGCGACAAGGTTGCCGATGTGGAGCTCGGACTCAGGGCCGGGCTTGCAGCGTCCATTCTCGTTTTGACGGGCAAGGGTGAGAAGCACGCCCGGAAACTCTCGTTGCCGGATTTTGATTTTTCATCACAGTCGCTCTGGATGGAGACTGCCCGTACGGAAGGTGGCTGGCCGCAGTGTGTGGCCCGTGATCTGGTCGGGGCGGCACAGTGGATACTTGAATCCCTGCACGAAGGAGAGGCGTAA
- a CDS encoding sodium:proton antiporter, producing the protein MLPALAFASEGGHGGPHLDGALLSGIWVIPFACMLLSIAVFPLAAPHFWHHHFGKVAAFWGLAFLVPFTFQFGFELALYETLHTLFLEYIPFIILLFALFTVAGGVRLTGSLVGTPVLNTGILLVGTILASWMGTTGAAMLLIRPLLRANAHRKYKVHSVVFFIFLVANVGGSLTPLGDPPLFLGFLKGVSFFWTTVHMLPPMLFVAAILLAVFFAMDTYLFGKEGKPMPKGEAAGTGEKLGMEGKINLLLLGGVVGAVLLSGMWHPHVSFIIYHVPVDLQNIVRDVLLLVIAGLSLKLTDPESRRKNDFNWFPIIEVAKLFSGIFISMIPAIAILKAGEHGALSSVINMVSHDGQPVNVMYFWLTGLLSSFLDNAPTYLVFFNTAGGDAMHLMNDMSQTLLAISAGAVFMGANTYIGNAPNFMVRSIAEDQGVKMPSFFGYMAWSGSILVPCFVLVTFLFF; encoded by the coding sequence ATGCTGCCCGCACTCGCATTTGCCAGCGAAGGCGGACATGGCGGCCCCCATCTGGACGGCGCACTGCTGTCCGGAATCTGGGTAATTCCCTTTGCCTGCATGCTGCTTTCCATCGCGGTTTTCCCGCTGGCGGCACCGCATTTCTGGCATCACCACTTCGGCAAAGTTGCCGCATTCTGGGGACTGGCGTTCCTTGTCCCCTTCACCTTCCAGTTCGGGTTTGAACTGGCGCTGTATGAAACGCTGCATACTCTCTTCCTTGAGTATATTCCGTTCATCATTCTGCTGTTTGCCCTGTTCACCGTTGCCGGCGGCGTCCGCCTCACCGGCAGCCTTGTGGGTACTCCCGTACTGAACACCGGCATCCTGCTCGTCGGTACCATTCTGGCAAGCTGGATGGGAACCACCGGTGCAGCCATGCTGCTCATCCGTCCCCTGCTGCGCGCCAATGCTCACCGCAAGTACAAGGTACACTCCGTTGTATTCTTCATCTTCCTGGTAGCCAACGTGGGCGGCTCGCTGACGCCTCTGGGCGACCCGCCGCTGTTCCTCGGCTTCTTGAAGGGCGTTTCCTTCTTCTGGACCACCGTGCACATGCTGCCCCCCATGCTCTTTGTTGCAGCCATCCTGCTGGCTGTGTTCTTTGCCATGGATACCTATCTCTTCGGCAAGGAAGGCAAGCCCATGCCCAAGGGTGAAGCAGCCGGCACCGGCGAAAAGCTGGGTATGGAAGGCAAGATCAACCTGCTCCTCCTCGGCGGCGTTGTTGGTGCCGTTCTGCTCTCCGGCATGTGGCACCCGCACGTAAGCTTCATCATTTACCACGTGCCGGTTGACCTGCAGAACATCGTCCGCGACGTACTGCTGCTCGTCATCGCTGGCCTGTCCCTGAAGCTGACCGACCCTGAGAGCCGCCGCAAGAACGACTTCAACTGGTTCCCCATCATCGAAGTTGCCAAGCTTTTCTCCGGCATCTTCATCTCCATGATTCCGGCCATCGCCATTCTGAAGGCCGGTGAACATGGTGCCCTGTCCAGCGTCATCAACATGGTTTCCCACGACGGCCAGCCCGTTAACGTCATGTACTTCTGGCTGACCGGCCTGCTGTCCTCCTTCCTGGACAACGCCCCCACCTACCTCGTGTTCTTCAACACTGCCGGTGGTGACGCAATGCACCTGATGAACGACATGAGCCAGACTCTGCTCGCCATCTCCGCCGGTGCCGTGTTCATGGGTGCCAACACCTACATCGGTAACGCACCCAACTTCATGGTCCGCTCCATCGCAGAAGACCAGGGCGTCAAGATGCCCAGCTTCTTCGGCTACATGGCTTGGTCCGGTTCCATTCTGGTTCCCTGCTTCGTCCTCGTCACCTTCCTCTTCTTCTAG